Part of the Candidatus Eisenbacteria bacterium genome is shown below.
AAGCTTCATCGTTGAGAAAGCTGACAAGGGCATCCGCGTGATGGTGAAGGGCAAGCCTGAAAGCGAGGAGTTAATCACGCTGGCAGTGCTCAAGGCGTCGGTGAACAAGGCGGCCTACGCTTACACCGACAAGCACGTCGGTCCGCGAGAGCGAGTCGGCAACAAGGGAGGGACGCTCGGAAACAGGCTGAGAGCTGTGACGGCTGGGAAGAAGTAGCACCAACCTGAGTGAGGACCGTCTGTGGAGGCGGGCCTTGCTCTTTCTTTTCGGCGCCGGTTCAGCGAACGGCTTCGCAATTGACAGGCAAGCACCTCAGAGCTATGCTCCCGGCCAGGTTTACGCCACCTTGCTTGATGAGGGCCTGTACCTGTGTTCGGAGCGGACCATGTACCGCATCCTCGCGGATAACGCCGAGGTGCGCGAGCGGCGCGATCAGCTACGACACCCGGTTTACCGTAAACCCGAGCTGTTGGCCACGGCTCCAAACCAGGTCTGGAGTTGGGACATAACCAAACTGCTCGGTCCGGTGAAGTGGACATACTTCTATCTGTACGTGATCCTCGACATCTTCGGCCGGTATGTTCCCGGCTGGCTTCTGGCGAGGGAAGAGAGCGCCGCCTTGGCCAAGCTGCTCATTGAGGAAACGTGTGAGCGGCAGGGGATAATGCAGGATCAACTCACCGTCCACTCGGATCGTGGCCCGTCGATGACCAGTAAGCCCGTGGCTCTCCTGCTGGCCGACCTAGGGGTCACCAGGTCTCTGTCCCGACCCCACGTCTCCAACGACAATCCGTATTCCGAGTCCCAGTTCAAGACCATCAAGTACCGGCCTGAGTTCCCCGAACGCTTCGCTTCAGAACAGGACGGCAGGGAGTTCTGCCGCGACCTGTTCACCTGGTACAACACCGAGCACCGGCACTCGGGAATCGGTATGATGACGCCGGAAGCGGTCCATTACGGGAGGGCACACGAGATCAGAGCGGCACGACAGAAGACGTTGGACATCACATATGCTCTGCATCGGGAAAGGTTCGTGAAACGGCCGCCGTCTCCCCCGGAATTGCCGGCAATGGTCTGGATCAACCCTCCGGTGGAAAAAGCGGTGCGCCAGGATGCCCCAGGACCGACGATCTCGGCGGTGGATGACCCAGAGTATCCCCCCAACATGAGTCTTACAACCCTGATGAGAGGAGGTTTTTCAGAGAAGGCTGTACAGTAAATACGCATGGCCAGTGTCTCAAAATCGTTGACAGGTTCCGAACTCGGTATGCCACCGTAAAGAATACCGCTGACGAGGGCTGCATCCCCGTATTCGATGTCGTAGAATCCGAAAAGCCAGACGATCCGCCTGAGGATATAGGCTTAGCATACTACCATGTGTGTCCAGTTCTGATCGGTCCCGGGGGAGGTGACGTAGCTCATAGAGATGATTCTACGAAAGTCGTGGATGACGCCAAGATCGACGTACCAGCCGGTGCGCTTGTGGGTTATAAGCCTTTTCACATTCAGCAGCTCAGCGAGATCCCTGGCCAACCAAGTGACAGCCTATTGCTTGTTAGCGGCATCTTTGACTTCTCACCATGGGGAGTCACCTTCCCGTTGGAGCCTCCTACTCGAATCACGCTGAGATACTACTGGGAGGGACCTACCCGAATTGACGTGTACTCATGCTTGGAAGGTGGGGTGTGGCAGTGTATTTCCGAAGGCAGAACTGTAGACGACTCCACCGGTACTATCTCGGTCACGGTGACACAGCTCTCGCCAATGGCAGTTTTTGCCAGGGATACCACCGTTAGCGTGGGTGAAGCTCCTGCTCCTCCCAGGCTGATTCTTCCTCAAAGCCACCCAAACCCTACACGTGCTGGTGCAATAATAGAATATCAGCTTCCTTCTAGAGGGCATGTTTCGATGAAAGTCTTCGACGTCTCCGGAAGACAGATTCGCGCACTGATTGACTCAGAGCAAAGCGCTGGATCTCAGCGCGCTGTTTGGGATGGAATGACGGCCCGGGGG
Proteins encoded:
- a CDS encoding T9SS type A sorting domain-containing protein, producing the protein MDDAKIDVPAGALVGYKPFHIQQLSEIPGQPSDSLLLVSGIFDFSPWGVTFPLEPPTRITLRYYWEGPTRIDVYSCLEGGVWQCISEGRTVDDSTGTISVTVTQLSPMAVFARDTTVSVGEAPAPPRLILPQSHPNPTRAGAIIEYQLPSRGHVSMKVFDVSGRQIRALIDSEQSAGSQRAVWDGMTARGKRASSGVYFYRFEFRSAESRQKVVMTKKLVILE